A window of the Terriglobales bacterium genome harbors these coding sequences:
- a CDS encoding PEP-CTERM sorting domain-containing protein gives MRLLGNAKFFLMLTLTVALFTVPSPADTIYTYTGLHFDDFGGATACPPDCGITGSFTVSSPLIPDSAYYFTPDSFSFTDGGVTFNQSTVSKADFGVITDGAGNIIGWNMDWFQGDYSMFSGTGDSVVCPSGCTPTDGIFTSSGFGRIVGPRGTWNSIQAASVPEPASLLLLGMGFAGLGAFRRKLRKENR, from the coding sequence ATGAGATTACTTGGCAACGCGAAATTCTTTCTGATGCTGACTCTTACAGTGGCTCTGTTCACTGTTCCAAGTCCGGCCGACACGATCTATACCTACACGGGCTTGCACTTTGATGACTTTGGAGGCGCGACGGCCTGTCCTCCAGATTGTGGCATAACAGGATCATTCACAGTATCGTCTCCGCTCATTCCCGATTCGGCCTATTACTTTACCCCTGACTCATTTAGCTTCACGGATGGAGGCGTAACCTTCAATCAATCCACCGTGTCAAAGGCGGATTTTGGTGTGATCACCGACGGAGCTGGAAACATAATCGGGTGGAACATGGACTGGTTTCAAGGCGACTACTCCATGTTTTCGGGAACGGGCGACTCCGTAGTCTGCCCATCCGGCTGTACCCCAACGGATGGAATCTTTACCAGCTCGGGTTTCGGTCGAATTGTGGGACCACGAGGCACGTGGAATTCGATACAGGCTGCATCAGTGCCGGAACCCGCGAGCCTTCTTCTGTTGGGGATGGGATTCGCGGGGCTCGGCGCCTTTAGACGCAAGCTAAGAAAGGAAAACCGGTGA